In a single window of the Chloroflexota bacterium genome:
- a CDS encoding DUF2029 domain-containing protein has product MNGLSLSRLKQYEDHAILALGVLLALLLRFSLRNFESGDFRSFTSPWYDFIQNNSGFGALKYDFANYTPFYLYLIALMAIPFSSIPKVFAIKLISIPFDFICAFFVHRIVRLKYPSGPAPLFAFFAILFAPTVVLNSSLWGQVDIIYTTGLLACLYFLLTRRETSAFVAFGLAFAFKLQAVFLAPLLLTLLIKRAISLRRFLIIPGVYIAAILPAWLLGRPLPDLLTIYFKQADFYNDLTKNAPNIYQWFSNKYYDILYPAGVIGTAAVVFLLLLIVHKSRLLLTNELTIELAAISVLIMPYFLPKMHDRYFFAADVLSIVFAFYFPRYFFIPLVVGTTSLFTYFLFLFKIEVVPLPLLAVALLAAIAILFRHLFSTLYGNERTTG; this is encoded by the coding sequence GTGAATGGCCTCAGCTTAAGCCGACTAAAGCAATACGAAGATCACGCCATCCTCGCCCTCGGCGTGCTGTTGGCCCTGCTCCTTCGCTTCAGCCTGCGCAACTTCGAGAGCGGCGACTTCCGAAGCTTCACCAGCCCCTGGTACGACTTCATCCAAAACAACAGCGGCTTCGGCGCGCTGAAATACGACTTCGCCAACTACACTCCGTTTTATCTCTACCTGATCGCGCTCATGGCGATCCCCTTCTCCAGCATCCCCAAAGTTTTCGCCATCAAGCTGATCTCGATCCCCTTCGATTTCATTTGCGCTTTCTTCGTTCATCGAATCGTCCGCCTCAAATACCCGAGCGGCCCGGCGCCGCTCTTTGCCTTTTTCGCGATTCTATTCGCGCCTACCGTCGTCCTCAACAGTTCACTCTGGGGCCAGGTGGACATCATTTACACCACCGGCCTCCTGGCCTGCCTCTACTTTCTGCTCACCCGGCGCGAAACATCGGCCTTCGTCGCCTTCGGCCTGGCCTTCGCCTTCAAGCTTCAGGCGGTCTTTCTCGCTCCACTGCTTCTCACCCTCCTGATAAAACGCGCCATCTCCCTCAGGCGCTTCCTGATCATTCCGGGCGTTTACATTGCGGCGATTCTGCCGGCGTGGCTGTTGGGCCGGCCTTTGCCCGATCTGCTCACCATCTACTTCAAGCAGGCCGATTTCTACAATGACCTGACAAAGAACGCCCCCAACATCTATCAATGGTTCTCGAATAAATACTACGACATCCTCTACCCGGCCGGAGTCATCGGGACCGCCGCCGTTGTCTTCCTATTGCTGTTGATCGTCCACAAAAGCCGCTTGTTGCTCACAAACGAACTGACGATTGAACTGGCGGCCATCTCTGTTTTGATCATGCCCTACTTCCTGCCCAAGATGCACGATCGATATTTTTTCGCGGCGGATGTCTTGTCAATCGTCTTTGCCTTTTATTTTCCCCGCTACTTTTTCATCCCTCTCGTCGTGGGGACAACGTCACTGTTCACCTATTTCCTCTTCCTGTTCAAAATCGAAGTCGTCCCCCTGCCGCTGTTGGCGGTGGCTTTGCTCGCCGCCATCGCGATTCTTTTCCGCCACTTGTTCTCGACGCTTTACGGGAACGAAAGGACAACAGGTTAG
- a CDS encoding AAA family ATPase has product MSDHIIQRLMDTVRQAVVIDPARLELILAALLAQGHVLLEDVPGMGKTLVAKALARSIHASFKRIQCTPDLLPSDITGSAIYNQREGRFEFAPGPIFANVVLVDEINRASPRTQSSLLESMAEGQVTSDGFTHALAQPFFIIATQNPVEMAGTFPLPEAQLDRFLVALSLGYPGYEDEVMILEREEHDDPLDKLEPAVDLGEIMTLQHAARAVDVVRPLKEYIVRVAAATRAHPDAVLGLSPRGGVALQRCAQSLALIRKRTFVTPDDIKSAAHAVMPHRLLARDRRTETAREIVAQVLSEVPVPVE; this is encoded by the coding sequence ATGTCTGACCACATTATTCAACGACTCATGGACACGGTGCGGCAGGCCGTCGTCATTGACCCGGCCAGGCTGGAGTTGATTCTGGCGGCGCTGTTGGCCCAGGGCCACGTGTTGTTGGAAGACGTGCCCGGCATGGGCAAGACTCTTGTCGCCAAAGCGCTCGCCCGCTCCATCCATGCCTCGTTCAAGCGCATCCAATGCACACCCGACCTTTTACCAAGCGACATCACCGGCAGTGCCATCTACAACCAGCGTGAGGGGCGCTTCGAGTTTGCGCCCGGCCCCATCTTCGCCAACGTCGTCCTCGTGGACGAGATCAACCGCGCCTCGCCGCGCACCCAGTCGAGTCTGCTGGAGAGCATGGCCGAAGGCCAGGTAACCAGTGACGGCTTCACCCACGCTCTGGCCCAACCGTTCTTCATCATCGCCACCCAGAATCCGGTGGAGATGGCCGGCACGTTTCCCCTGCCCGAAGCCCAGCTCGACCGCTTCCTCGTCGCCCTCAGTCTGGGTTATCCCGGTTACGAAGACGAAGTAATGATTTTGGAGCGCGAAGAGCACGACGACCCGCTCGACAAACTCGAACCGGCGGTAGACCTGGGAGAGATCATGACTCTGCAACACGCCGCCCGCGCTGTGGATGTGGTGCGCCCGCTCAAAGAGTACATCGTGCGGGTGGCCGCCGCCACTCGCGCCCACCCCGACGCGGTGCTCGGCCTCAGCCCGCGCGGCGGCGTGGCTCTACAGAGATGCGCCCAGTCGTTGGCCCTCATCCGCAAGCGCACCTTCGTCACCCCCGACGACATCAAATCCGCCGCCCACGCCGTCATGCCCCACCGCCTCCTCGCCCGTGACCGCCGCACCGAGACCGCGCGCGAGATTGTAGCGCAAGTGTTGAGCGAAGTGCCGGTTCCCGTAGAGTAG
- a CDS encoding DUF58 domain-containing protein, producing the protein MPTSRAASFLLAALALYFFANQTQVGWLYVMSALLAGTVLAAWWLGRGALRLISADRTVERDGISLYEGDAVTVGLTLRNTGRANAALIHAAEHCPLMPAESMPLQLFIPSLPANGSVRLDYEVTIDRRGLHEFPALKLASRAPFGFFQRKRTLLAPTRVLVYPEVRRLRRLSLLDRQPAAQLSHPRAGLGTEIIGVRPFRSGDSPRHIHWRTAARTGQLASKEFADETQPGLTLALDLFRHPYPQTQSKHTPFEWAVKIVASIGDYALRRNYPVHLATDSSAWPAPSGAVTRIALLEYLARVQPVGENKLVDVLNNRAAQTFVAVLLPWPDSTVVESLVALRHRGLEVLAILLDPESFPASGPSARALADELSALGIESRLVKFGDDWEQKLADTKTPAANFANERELPTTNSRQFA; encoded by the coding sequence ATGCCCACCTCCCGCGCCGCCTCCTTCCTCCTCGCCGCCCTCGCCCTCTACTTCTTCGCCAACCAGACTCAAGTCGGCTGGCTGTACGTCATGTCGGCCCTGCTGGCCGGCACAGTGCTGGCCGCATGGTGGCTGGGGCGCGGCGCTCTACGCCTCATCTCCGCCGACCGAACTGTAGAGCGAGATGGCATCTCGCTCTACGAAGGTGACGCCGTCACCGTCGGCCTCACCCTCCGCAACACAGGCCGCGCCAACGCCGCCCTCATCCACGCCGCCGAGCACTGCCCGCTCATGCCTGCCGAGTCGATGCCTCTCCAACTCTTCATTCCCTCGCTCCCAGCCAATGGCTCGGTTCGACTCGATTACGAAGTCACAATAGATCGTCGTGGCCTGCATGAGTTTCCGGCGCTCAAGCTGGCCTCCCGCGCCCCGTTCGGATTCTTCCAACGCAAGCGGACTCTGCTCGCGCCGACTCGCGTGCTGGTCTACCCCGAAGTTCGCCGGTTGCGCCGCCTCAGTTTGTTGGACCGCCAGCCCGCCGCCCAGCTTTCTCACCCCCGCGCCGGGCTTGGCACCGAAATCATCGGCGTGCGCCCGTTTCGCAGTGGCGACTCGCCCCGCCACATTCACTGGCGTACCGCCGCCCGCACCGGCCAGCTTGCCAGCAAAGAATTCGCCGACGAAACCCAGCCCGGCCTGACTCTCGCCCTCGACCTTTTTCGCCACCCTTACCCGCAAACTCAAAGCAAGCACACGCCGTTCGAGTGGGCTGTCAAAATTGTTGCCAGCATCGGCGACTACGCCCTGCGGCGAAATTACCCCGTTCACCTGGCCACTGACTCTTCAGCCTGGCCCGCGCCCTCAGGCGCAGTGACTCGCATCGCCCTGCTTGAATATCTGGCCCGTGTTCAACCCGTTGGCGAAAACAAATTAGTTGACGTACTTAACAACCGCGCCGCCCAAACCTTCGTCGCCGTCCTCCTCCCCTGGCCCGACTCAACCGTCGTCGAGTCCCTCGTCGCCCTTCGCCATCGCGGCCTCGAAGTGCTGGCCATCCTCCTCGACCCCGAGTCATTTCCAGCAAGCGGCCCCTCCGCCCGCGCCCTGGCCGACGAGTTGAGCGCGCTCGGAATCGAATCCCGCCTCGTCAAGTTTGGCGACGACTGGGAACAGAAGTTGGCTGACACGAAAACACCAGCCGCGAATTTCGCTAATGAACGCGAATTACCAACAACCAATTCGCGGCAATTCGCGTAA